The Oreochromis niloticus isolate F11D_XX linkage group LG15, O_niloticus_UMD_NMBU, whole genome shotgun sequence genome includes a region encoding these proteins:
- the ism2b gene encoding isthmin-2 → MSQEVPRRFQMLVVLWSILLVSVVTGLPTRRKNIAHKAHGQYASEALEQQNQVQSLLPEPHSHQRRWSHPQHRSIGVLPQPEPEEETKPFILDLKNFPDLANADINSQNPNIQVTIEVVDDPQMEVEMDLAKEKDWLPSSSSSPSSTVDLLGGKKLFWPLFWSYTDSSEDSNSRSGMEETGEEEEEEDYSLDYGSEEPLPSGVGGDWDTRWNEGWDPMQSYYEKDIDDWTPWSPCSVTCGHGERKRTKSCGYSCTLTEASKCDLEPCPGDVNTVVEPFPFEMENGTEPFGTDVDSCEKWLNCKSEFLQRYLHQVLSELPNCPCSYPFEAAYTVVSVYDDAHGRPFRWLDASGPKERLDIYKPSARSCIRSALSSDSTTLAAQHCCYDDRGRLITRGKGAGTPNLISTEFSPELHFKVDVLPWILCKGDWSRFHAVRPPNNGLSCPENPHEDVFMNELEEAREY, encoded by the exons GCTCATGGCCAGTATGCCTCTGAGGCTTTGGagcagcagaaccaggttcagagTCTGCTGCCTGAGCCCCACAGCCACCAGAGGAGGTGGTCTCACCCCCAGCACCGCTCCATTGGTGTTCTTCcacaacctgagcctgaggagGAGACCAAACCTTTTATACTGGATCTGAAGAACTTTCCAGACCTGGCCAATGCTGACATTAACTCACAGAACCCCAACATACAG GTGACCATTGAAGTAGTCGATGATCCTCAAATGGAAGTGGAGATGGACCTTGCCAAGGAAAAAGATTGGCtaccttcctcttcctcctccccctcATCCACAGTAGATTTGCTCGGAGGCAAGAAGCTTTTCTGGCCCCTGTTTTGGAGTTACACCGATTCCAGCGAGGACAGCAACAGCCGGTCGGGCATGGAGGAAACTGgcgaagaagaggaggaggaagattaCTCTTTGGATTACGGTAGTGAGGAGCCCTTACCCAGCGGAGTAGGCGGAGACTGGGATACTCGCTGGAACGAAGGCTGGGATCCAATGCAGAGTTACTATG AGAAAGACATCGATGATTGGACACCCTGGTCCCCCTGTTCAGTGACATGTGGACATGGTGAGAGGAAGAGGACCAAGTCCTGTGGCTACTCCTGTACTCTGACAGAAGCTTCTAAATGTGACCTGGAGCCCTGCCCAG GTGATGTCAACACTGTGGTAGAGCCTTTCCCTTTCGAAATGGAAAATGGCACAGAGCCTTTTGGAACAG ATGTAGATAGCTGTGAGAAATGGCTCAATTGTAAGAGTGAGTTCCTGCAGAGGTACCTCCATCAGGTTTTGTCTGAGCTGCCCAACTGCCCCTGCTCCTACCCTTTCGAAGCCGCGTACACTGTGGTCAGTGTCTACGATGACGCTCACGGACGGCCGTTCCGCTGGCTCGATGCCAGCGGCCCCAAGGAGCGCCTGGACATCTACAAGCCTTCAGCGCGCAGCTGCATCCGCTCGGCACTTTCCAGTGACTCGACTACCCTTGCGGCACAGCACTGTTGTTACGACGACCGCGGGAGGCTGATCACGCGAGGGAAAGGCGCAGGCACGCCGAACCTGATTAGCACCGAGTTTTCGCCCGAGCTGCACTTCAAAGTGGATGTGCTGCCTTGGATTCTGTGCAAGGGAGACTGGAGTCGCTTCCATGCAGTGCGGCCACCCAACAATGGACTGAGTTGCCCAGAAAACCCCCACGAGGATGTGTTCATGAATGAACTCGAAGAGGCCAGGGAGTACTGA
- the LOC100704054 gene encoding cholesterol 24-hydroxylase: protein MAVFSVFLTLATPALTFFFFLLIVAFLAYCLYVRHIHMKYDHIPGPPRDSFLLGHSPSFLRIMKNGGVVHDKFLEWAEKYGPVYRINGLHYVVVCVSSPEATKEILMSPKYPKDKFVYKKLFSLFGQRFLGNGLVTARDHEKWYKQRRIMDPAFSSVYLRGLMGTFNERAEKLMDKLADVADSKKEANMLHLVNCVTLDVIAKVAFGVDLDLLKNSSPFPKAIETCLKGMVYYLRDRFFQFNPKNRGYINEVREACRLLRTTGAQWIDERKTAMQNGDEVPKDILTQIIKTASQEDSMTEEDEEFMLDNFVTFFIAGQETTANQLAFCIMELGRHPDILEKAKKEVDDVIGMKHEISYDDLGKLVYLSQVLKETLRMYPTAPGTSRHIAEDIVIDGIHIPGGINALFNSYVSGRLDKFFKDPLRFDPDRFHPDASKPYYCYYPFSLGPRSCLGKNFAQMEAKVVMAKLLQRFDFTLVPEQTFDILDAGTLRPKSGVLCSLSHRDYKNK, encoded by the exons ATGGCAGTTTTCAGCGTATTTTTGACTTTAGCAACTCCAGCGCTtacgtttttcttctttctgcttaTCGTTGCATTTCTTGCATACTGCTTGTATGTTAGACACATTCATATGAAATATGACCACATACCCGGCCCACCGAGGGACAG TTTTCTTCTGGGACACTCACCGTCGTTTTTGAGGATAATGAAAAATGGCGGAGTTGTACACGACAAATTTCTGGAGTG GGCCGAGAAGTATGGGCCTGTCTACAGGATAAATGGTCTTCATTACGTTGTAGTGTGCGTGTCCAGTCCAGAGGCAACAAAG GAAATCCTGATGTCCCCAAAGTACCCCAAAGATAAATTTGTTTACAAAAAACTCTTCAGCCTATTTGGTCAAAG GTTCTTAGGCAATGGCCTGGTAACAGCACGGGATCATGAGAAGTGGTACAAACAGCGCCGGATCATGGACCCTGCGTTCAGCAGCGT GTATCTGAGAGGTCTAATGGGAACCTTCAATGAGAGGGCAGAGAAACTGATGGATAAACTTGCAGATGTTGCCGACAGTAAAAAAGAAGCTAATATGCTCCATCTTGTCAACTGTGTCACCCTGGATGTTATTGCTAAG GTTGCCTTTGGGGTGGACTTGGACCTCTTGAAGAATAGTTCACCTTTCCCTAAAGCCATTGAGACATGTCTAAAAGGAATGGTTTACTACCTTAGAGACAGATTTTTTCAG TTCAATCCAAAGAACAGAGGATACATTAATGAGGTGAGGGAAGCGTGCCGCCTGCTCCGTACAACTGGAGCTCAGTGGATCGATGAGAGAAAGACCGCCATGCAAAACGGTGACGAGGTCCCCAAAGACATCCTGACACAAATCATCAAAACTGCAAGCCAAG AGGACAGCATGACTGAAGAAGATGAGGAGTTTATGCTGGATAATTTTGTGACATTCTTCATTGCCG GCCAAGAaacaacagccaatcagctggCTTTTTGCATCATGGAACTTGGAAGACATCCTGATATACTGGAGAa AGCGAAGAAAGAGGTGGACGATGTTATTGGGATGAAACATGAAATAAGCTACGATGACCTGGGCAAGTTGGTCTACCTGTCACAG GTGTTAAAAGAGACTCTGAGAATGTACCCCACAGCTCCGGGCACATCTCGTCATATTGCTGAAGACATTGTCATCGACGGTATCCACATACCTGGAGGAATCAATGCTCTA TTCAACTCTTATGTGAGCGGGAGACTGGACAAATTCTTCAAGGATCCACTGAGATTTGATCCAGACAGATTTCACCCAGATGCTTCCAA GCCTTATTACTGCTACTACCCTTTTTCCCTCGGTCCTCGTTCGTGCCTGGGAAAGAACTTTGCTCAG atGGAGGCTAAAGTGGTGATGGCCAAACTGCTCCAGAGGTTTGACTTCACTCTTGTCCCAGAACAGACCTTTGACATCCTGGATGCTGGCACGCTCAGACCAAAGAGTGGAGTGTTGTGCTCTTTGAGTCACAGggattacaaaaataaatga
- the LOC102077122 gene encoding cholesterol 24-hydroxylase isoform X2, translating to MAVSSLLLSLAAQTLTFLFFLLVVVFLGYCLYVKHIHMKYDHIPGPPRDSFLLGHSASLLRITKNGGNMHQKLLEWADEYGPVYKIYALHYAVVCVSCPEATKQILMSPKYPKDKLVYKRLANLFGQRLLGNGLVTARDHEQWYKQRRIMDPAFSSLYLRGLMGTFNERAEKLMDKLADVADSKTEANMLHLVNYVTLDIITKVAFGVDLELLRNTSQFPKAIETCLKGMAHYIRDNFFEFNPKNRGYINEVREACRLLRKTGSRWIAERKAAIENGDEVPKDILTQIIKTANQEEIMTEEDEEFMLDNFVTFFIAGQETTANQLAFCIMELGRHPDILEKAKKEVDDVIGMKREISYDDLGKLVYLSQVLKETLRIYPVTPATSRDIAEDMVIDGIHIPGGFVAVFNSYVSGRLERFFKDPLRFDPDRFHPDAPKPYYCYYPFALGPRSCLGQNFAQMEAKVVMAKLLQRFDFTLVPGQTFDILDAGMLRPKSGVICSLSHRE from the exons ATGGCAGTTTCCAGCTTACTTCTGTCTTTGGCTGCTCAGACGCttacttttctcttctttctgctCGTCGTTGTGTTTCTCGGATACTGCTTGTATGTTAAACACATTCATATGAAGTATGACCACATACCCGGCCCACCGAGGGACAG TTTTCTCCTCGGACACTCAGCATCGCTTTTGAGGATAACGAAAAATGGCGGAAATATGCACCAGAAACTTCTGGAGTG GGCGGATGAGTATGGGCCTGTCTACAAGATATATGCTCTGCATTACGCtgtagtgtgtgtgtcctgTCCTGAGGCAACAAAG CAAATATTGATGTCCCCCAAATACCCCAAAGATAAACTTGTTTATAAGAGACTCGCCAACCTGTTTGGTCAAAG GCTCTTAGGCAATGGGCTGGTAACAGCACGGGATCATGAGCAGTGGTACAAACAGCGCCGGATCATGGACCCCGCGTTCAGCAGCCT GTATCTGAGAGGTCTAATGGGAACCTTCAATGAGAGGGCAGAGAAACTGATGGATAAACTTGCAGATGTTGCCGACAGTAAAACAGAAGCTAATATGCTCCATCTTGTCAACTATGTTACCCTGGATATTATTACTAAG GTTGCTTTTGGGGTGGACTTGGAGCTGCTGAGGAATACTTCACAGTTCCCTAAAGCCATTGAGACATGTCTGAAAGGAATGGCTCACTACATTAGAGACAACTTTTTCGAG TTCAATCCAAAGAACAGAGGATACATTAATGAGGTGAGGGAAGCGTGCCGCCTGCTGCGCAAAACTGGATCTCGGTGGATCGCTGAGAGAAAGGCCGCCATTGAAAACGGTGACGAGGTCCCCAAGGACATCCTGACACAAATCATCAAAACTGCCAACCAAG aggaaaTCATGACTGAAGAAGATGAGGAGTTTATGCTGGACAATTTCGTGACATTCTTCATTGCCG GCCAAGAaacaacagccaatcagctggCTTTTTGCATCATGGAACTTGGAAGACATCCTGATATACTGGAGaa AGCGAAGAAAGAAGTGGACGATGTTATTGGGATGAAACGTGAAATAAGCTACGATGACCTGGGCAAGTTGGTCTACCTGTCACAG GTGCTAAAAGAGACTCTGAGAATTTATCCCGTAACTCCGGCCACATCTCGTGATATTGCTGAAGACATGGTCATTGATGGTATCCACATACCTGGAGGATTTGTTGCTGTA TTCAACTCCTACGTGAGCGGGAGACTGGAGAGATTCTTCAAGGATCCACTGAGATTTGATCCAGACAGATTTCACCCAGATGCTCCCAA GCCTTATTACTGCTACTACCCCTTTGCCCTCGGTCCTCGCTCGTGTCTGGGACAGAACTTTGCTCAG ATGGAGGCTAAAGTGGTGATGGCCAAACTGCTCCAGAGGTTTGACTTCACTCTTGTCCCGGGACAGACCTTTGACATCCTGGATGCTGGAATGCTCAGACCTAAGAGTGGAGTAATTTGCTCTTTGAGTCACAgggaataa
- the LOC102077122 gene encoding cholesterol 24-hydroxylase isoform X1 has product MAVSSLLLSLAAQTLTFLFFLLVVVFLGYCLYVKHIHMKYDHIPGPPRDSFLLGHSASLLRITKNGGNMHQKLLEWADEYGPVYKIYALHYAVVCVSCPEATKQILMSPKYPKDKLVYKRLANLFGQRLLGNGLVTARDHEQWYKQRRIMDPAFSSLYLRGLMGTFNERAEKLMDKLADVADSKTEANMLHLVNYVTLDIITKVAFGVDLELLRNTSQFPKAIETCLKGMAHYIRDNFFEFNPKNRGYINEVREACRLLRKTGSRWIAERKAAIENGDEVPKDILTQIIKTANQDFLIVSEEIMTEEDEEFMLDNFVTFFIAGQETTANQLAFCIMELGRHPDILEKAKKEVDDVIGMKREISYDDLGKLVYLSQVLKETLRIYPVTPATSRDIAEDMVIDGIHIPGGFVAVFNSYVSGRLERFFKDPLRFDPDRFHPDAPKPYYCYYPFALGPRSCLGQNFAQMEAKVVMAKLLQRFDFTLVPGQTFDILDAGMLRPKSGVICSLSHRE; this is encoded by the exons ATGGCAGTTTCCAGCTTACTTCTGTCTTTGGCTGCTCAGACGCttacttttctcttctttctgctCGTCGTTGTGTTTCTCGGATACTGCTTGTATGTTAAACACATTCATATGAAGTATGACCACATACCCGGCCCACCGAGGGACAG TTTTCTCCTCGGACACTCAGCATCGCTTTTGAGGATAACGAAAAATGGCGGAAATATGCACCAGAAACTTCTGGAGTG GGCGGATGAGTATGGGCCTGTCTACAAGATATATGCTCTGCATTACGCtgtagtgtgtgtgtcctgTCCTGAGGCAACAAAG CAAATATTGATGTCCCCCAAATACCCCAAAGATAAACTTGTTTATAAGAGACTCGCCAACCTGTTTGGTCAAAG GCTCTTAGGCAATGGGCTGGTAACAGCACGGGATCATGAGCAGTGGTACAAACAGCGCCGGATCATGGACCCCGCGTTCAGCAGCCT GTATCTGAGAGGTCTAATGGGAACCTTCAATGAGAGGGCAGAGAAACTGATGGATAAACTTGCAGATGTTGCCGACAGTAAAACAGAAGCTAATATGCTCCATCTTGTCAACTATGTTACCCTGGATATTATTACTAAG GTTGCTTTTGGGGTGGACTTGGAGCTGCTGAGGAATACTTCACAGTTCCCTAAAGCCATTGAGACATGTCTGAAAGGAATGGCTCACTACATTAGAGACAACTTTTTCGAG TTCAATCCAAAGAACAGAGGATACATTAATGAGGTGAGGGAAGCGTGCCGCCTGCTGCGCAAAACTGGATCTCGGTGGATCGCTGAGAGAAAGGCCGCCATTGAAAACGGTGACGAGGTCCCCAAGGACATCCTGACACAAATCATCAAAACTGCCAACCAAG attttcttattgtttcagaggaaaTCATGACTGAAGAAGATGAGGAGTTTATGCTGGACAATTTCGTGACATTCTTCATTGCCG GCCAAGAaacaacagccaatcagctggCTTTTTGCATCATGGAACTTGGAAGACATCCTGATATACTGGAGaa AGCGAAGAAAGAAGTGGACGATGTTATTGGGATGAAACGTGAAATAAGCTACGATGACCTGGGCAAGTTGGTCTACCTGTCACAG GTGCTAAAAGAGACTCTGAGAATTTATCCCGTAACTCCGGCCACATCTCGTGATATTGCTGAAGACATGGTCATTGATGGTATCCACATACCTGGAGGATTTGTTGCTGTA TTCAACTCCTACGTGAGCGGGAGACTGGAGAGATTCTTCAAGGATCCACTGAGATTTGATCCAGACAGATTTCACCCAGATGCTCCCAA GCCTTATTACTGCTACTACCCCTTTGCCCTCGGTCCTCGCTCGTGTCTGGGACAGAACTTTGCTCAG ATGGAGGCTAAAGTGGTGATGGCCAAACTGCTCCAGAGGTTTGACTTCACTCTTGTCCCGGGACAGACCTTTGACATCCTGGATGCTGGAATGCTCAGACCTAAGAGTGGAGTAATTTGCTCTTTGAGTCACAgggaataa